A region from the Peromyscus leucopus breed LL Stock unplaced genomic scaffold, UCI_PerLeu_2.1 scaffold_1338, whole genome shotgun sequence genome encodes:
- the LOC114688192 gene encoding putative sperm motility kinase W — translation MDCHPNTKSLNSQYMVQFPIGHGAFGSVQLAYHRLTGIPVAIKVIENLEEDVRFIISEMMALERLYHPNIIRLFQVLATTEHIYFIMELAPGGDLLRRVKKEGRLQEEEAQKIFGQILSAIKYCHDLNIVHRDLKPENILLDEEGNVKLADFGLATSWRPGTLLHQQCGTKRFNAPEQVLGLGYDGKKTDVWSLGVLLYLITTGNHPFQGNTMEEIEGKIVTGSYDIPAHVSGQLENLIHQILTVDPERRPSIEDLQQHPWVMKWNIPSETLLDPKVLDTLSDLGFNRNDVLESLQNNRYDELMGTYLIIREQARKGLPLEFGCNTSVTSVDVGAAPPVSLVCPSVSGLPPKRRASEPTFGLLHTQPSHQPLPVVPAAPGQKVARSASMPICCPQKKSPTWSSATLSRGETSLSVSSSIPEEETTPSSGNDSDMENAQNPQNIGCFQRLCKRIRACFSRLCCFSGDQETQVQHIFKNKVAPATETG, via the coding sequence ATGGACTGCCATCCCAACACCAAGAGCCTGAACAGCCAATATATGGTCCAATTTCCCATCGGCCACggtgcatttggctctgtgcAGCTGGCCTACCATCGCCTCACAGGCATCCCGGTGGCAATCAAAGTGATAGAAAACCTCGAGGAGGACGTCCGGTTCATCATATCTGAGATGATGGCCCTCGAAAGACTGTACCACCCCAACATCATTCGCCTCTTCCAGGTGCTGGCAACAACAGAGCATATTTACTTCATCATGGAGTTGGCCCCGGGAGGAGACTTGCTCCGAAGAGTGAAGAAGGAGGGCaggctgcaggaggaagaggcacagaaaatattcgGGCAGATCCTGTCAGCCATCAAGTATTGTCATGACCTGAACATCGTCCATAGAGATCTGAAGCCCGAAAATATCCTCCTTGATGAAGAGGGCAACGTGAAGCTGGCAGACTTTGGCCTCGCCACCAGTTGGAGACCTGGAACACTACTACACCAGCAATGTGGGACCAAGAGATTCAATGCCCCAGAACAGGTCCTGGGGTTGGGCTATGATGGGAAGAAGACAGATGTGTGGAGTCTGGGTGTGCTACTGTATTTGATCACCACCGGGAACCACCCCTTCCAAGGAAACACCATGGAAGAGATCGAGGGGAAGATCGTCACAGGTAGCTATGATATTCCAGCTCACGTCTCTGGGCAACTGGAAAATTTAATTCATCAAATATTGACAGTTGACCCAGAGAGGAGGCCCTCCATTGAAGACCTTCAGCAACATCCATGGGTTATGAAGTGGAACATCCCAAGTGAAACCTTGTTAGATCCCAAGGTTTTAGACACACTCTCTGACCTCGGCTTTAATAGGAATGACGTTTTGGAATCCCTGCAAAACAACAGATATGATGAGTTAATGGGGACATATCTCATAATCAGAGAGCAGGCCCGCAAGGGGCTGCCCCTTGAGTTCGGCTGCAACACCTCAGTCACGTCTGTGGACGTTGGAGCTGCGCCTCCTGTGTCCCTAGTATGTCCCTCTGTCTCTGGTCTTCCCCCAAAACGGAGGGCCAGTGAGCCCACCTTTGGCCTCCTCCACACCCAGCCTTCACACCAGCCCCTGCCTGTTGTGCCAGCAGCCCCAGGGCAGAAGGTGGCCAGAAGTGCCTCCATGCCTATATGTTGTCCCCAGAAGAAGAGCCCCACGTGGAGCTCTGCCACCCTATCCAGAGGTGAGACTTCTCTGAGTGTCTCCAGCAGCATACCAGAAGAGGAAACCACTCCATCCTCTGGAAATGACTCTGACATGGAAAATGCACAGAACCCTCAGAACATCGGGTGTTTCCAGAGACTGTGCAAGAGAATCAGGGCCTGCTTCTCCAGATTATGCTGCTTCTCGGGGGATCAAGAGACACAAGTCCAGCACATATTCAAAAACAAAGTGGCTCCTGCGACAGAGACAGGATGA